In the Nymphalis io chromosome 2, ilAglIoxx1.1, whole genome shotgun sequence genome, one interval contains:
- the LOC126773255 gene encoding PHD finger protein 20 isoform X1, giving the protein MAVKKCCVEYCNSSSTRREDIGVTYHKFPKDKTLRETWVLITRYRHTNTAHCTYVCSRHFCKSDFQIYQDSKYVLKSDAVPSIFSWITTDVKTDTKMETSCTQDVGEKLNLSTSSKESEGENVEAIKKYIEDQEKEIKEREIQKDNDKALENIEAAQKGDDIINQMEVIERGDPIVIATSVMDMILSESEAKIANNKDIKTITKDNLSPKDKGSSSMALSVGSKVEVKDFGEIWYAAEIVEVDYDEMEVLVHYNPVSNKHDEWINVSSPRLRPMTIITSPTPSISSTVQNPAPADIAETKDEVKQEDKTKTEFVVGERCLARWRDNRRFVATISNDLGNGHYEVIFDDGFQWKCSTSRLYKLKSSSGRPGSSECLTVDTSASSAASTPSPTLAGAGPTVASSSSAHATFPIFHTHLFDPTRDYLGSKSERREMKRKLNIKEIFNIGQKKQRKKIKITEDKGDIKIVSEKEPKILKRKIKPKPKEEIKLDIKMDIPDAVASIIGTVAKEDVDESIISNEETETVIPQSPEINSEKVKEEQEINKVNKEEEIDISTVGSYSDLVIPSDLGLESDIYVEPVIEEEVKLEKFEKPDDSKQEVIEKMKVVINKLEDGLHQMEKVDSPKPVVKIEPLVEIKPESEVDTKVHTEKRKSKKLSKIKKNKKMRFLQEKKVKKQVEKVKSELEEMKRQVEEMRKQMLLKTEELSTSTRPLEMPESFLLPGEWCCKWINGQPVGTVSEIEAEVKDGSKLPLPRRSVQVEDKRLPPGWTKHMVRRSLGQSAGKWDVVLVGPDNRRFHTKTDMRAFLEHVPDESLKPYEFALLDFGVHLKLSRRMGWVSHTEEGTVSPAGVIHTLSPLVKRKKISHKRKEDKKEKKRKKLKIISNDTPSTSSQALLDLSEAAIDMSFENPPIEDGYVYVGSLKVQIIENLLRCPAEDCYKNFRNNTLLQMHIKHYHREMRKMLGATPKVLDLARKRTKPTGQSQSPKPRHEPESKIIKVKLPRLPKRIEEPKIEIKPKKDETPSELHIDIPVAAPSKTNSPVPRSQDSPKLRQALANKPVKRPKVLLPVRRPDPEPIAEKEIEIPTLDYDEAAMVNEFEKPTENFDFESEISSHTVTKSSDEIRKKLEKKRKCFSTISKRPMSEEDEWYGGNSDMETRSSFPGSGTPDSKTMDKAITQQAVSSESNNEDPKETNTYIYTETGERVKIERMKREEIISCHCGFREEDGLMVQCELCLCWQHALCHNIQKESEVPEKYTCSICLNPRRGRRSKRFLHDQDRLYEGLLPGAKPCGSLRRSHELSGNLLRIQDALHALRVKYYVATKKDHPKLYLWAKDWENTEVTFTQERLNSEYSGLNIMLNNIGKENLPVKPEEVKDGHLDMRTPIIEDPDQDRFTQNTSNSLLSLTTALSSPSGGPSLDLPITTSELERLAKSVQEQEVPRNVIVPQPEAAIENSACRERLLRHVQRCQALIDARLDSFEAQVAELESQDPSFEDDETADYFPRTKQTIQMLMRDLDTMEELGIIT; this is encoded by the exons atGGCTGTTAAAAAATGTTGTGTAGAATACTGTAACTCTTCCTCAACGAGAAGAGAAGATATTGGTGTAACATATCACAAGTTCCCAAAAGATAAGACATTGCGCGAAACATGGGTATTGATTACACGCTATAGGCACACTAACACTGCCCACTGTACTTATGTGTGCTCACGACACTTTTGTAAAAGtgattttcaaatttatcaGGACTCGAAATATGTTCTTAAGTCAG ACGCTGTGCCTTCAATATTTTCTTGGATTACGACAGATGTTAAAACAGACACAAAAATGGAAACAAGCTGTACCCAAGATGTTGGTGAAAAGTTAAACTTATCTACTAGCAGTAAAGAATCTGAGGGCGAAAATGTAGaggctataaaaaaatatatagaagatCAAGAAAAAGAAATCAAGGAAAGAGAGATTCAGAAAGACAATGACAAAGCTCTAGAAAACATAGAAGCGGCACAAAAAGGAGATGATATAATCAATCAAATGGAAGTTATAGAACGAGGAGATCCTATTGTAATAGCTACAAGTGTTATGGATATGATATTAAGTGAATCGGAAGCTAAAATTGCAAACAATAAAGACATTAAAACtattacaaaagataacttAAGTCCTAAAGATAAAG GTAGTAGTAGTATGGCCTTATCAGTGGGTTCGAAGGTTGAGGTTAAAGATTTTGGTGAAATCTGGTATGCAGCTGAGATAGTTGAAGTTGATTATGATGAAATGGAAGTACTAGTGCACTATAATCCTGTATCGAACAA GCACGATGAATGGATAAATGTAAGTAGTCCCAGGCTAAGGCCAATGACTATTATTACTTCACCCACTCCTTCAATATCTTCAACTGTCCAAAATCCAGCACCTGCAGATATTGCTGAAACTAAGGACGAAGTTAAGCAAGAAGACAAAACAAAAACTGAATTCGTAGTGGGTGAAAGATGTCTGGCACGTTGGAGAGATAATCGCAGATTTGTTGCTACCATCTCTAATGATTTGGGAaatg GCCATTACGAGGTTATATTTGATGATGGTTTTCAATGGAAGTGCAGTACATCAAGGTTATATAAATTGAAGTCTTCTTCAGGAAGACCAGGAAGTTCTGAATGTCTAACTGTTGACACATCTGCCTCCTCTGCAGCATCAACTCCATCTCCAACTTTAGCTGGTGCTGGTCCTACAGTTGCATCTTCTTCAAGTGCTCACGCAACATTTCCTATCTTCCATACACATCTCTTTGATCCCACCCGTGATTACTTAGGTTCCAAGAGTGAACGTCGCGAAATGAaaaggaaattaaatataaaagaaattttcAATATTGGCCAGAAAAAACAaaggaagaaaataaaaataaccgaaGACAAAGGAGATATTAAGATTGTAAGTGAAAAGGAACCtaaaattttgaaaagaaaaattaaacctAAACCCAAAGAGGAAATTAAACTTGACATCAAGATGGATATACCAG ATGCAGTAGCTTCCATTATAGGAACTGTTGCTAAAGAAGATGTTGATGAATCAATAATCAGTAATGAAGAAACTGAGACTGTTATACCACAATCACCTGAAATTAATTCTGAAAAAGTCAAGGAAGAACAggaaattaataaagtaaacaaaGAGGAAGAGATTGATATAAGTACAGTTGGTAGTTACTCAGATCTTGTAATACCAAGTGATTTAGGATTGGAATCTGATATATATGTCGAACCG gtCATAGAGGAAGAAGTGAAATTGGAAAAATTCGAAAAACCAGATGATAGTAAACAAGAGGTTATCGAGAAAATGAAAGTCGTTATAAACAAACTAGAAGATGGTTTGCATCAAATGGAAAAGGTCGATTCACCAAAACCAGTCGTGAAAATAGAACCCCTCGTTGAAATCAAGCCAGAAAGCGAAGTTGATACAAAGGTGCATACAGAAAAAAGAAAGTCTAAGAAACTATCtaagataaagaaaaataagaaaatgagGTTTTTACAGGAGAAGAAGGTAAAGAAGCAAGTCGAGAAGGTGAAAAGTGAGTTGGAGGAGATGAAACGGCAAGTTGAGGAAATGAGAAAACAAATGTTGTTGAAGACTGAGGAATTATCGACGTCTACCAGGCCTCTAGAAATGCCGGAAAGTTTTTTGTTACCGGGTGAATGGTGTTGTAAGTGGATCAATGGTCAGCCAGTTGGTACCGTCAGTGAAATTGAAGCCGAGGTTAAGGATGGTAGCAAATTGCCATTACCACGCAGAAGTGTGCAG GTCGAAGACAAGCGATTACCTCCAGGTTGGACAAAGCACATGGTACGACGAAGTCTGGGTCAATCGGCTGGGAAATGGGATGTGGTTTTAGTTGG acCAGATAACCGGAGATTCCATACTAAAACTGACATGCGGGCCTTTTTAGAACACGTCCCGGATGAATCACTGAAGCCTTACGAATTTGCATTGTTAGATTTCGGTGTACATCTCAAGTTGTCTAGACGTATGGGATGGGTCAGTCATACTGAGGAAGGAACGGTATCGCCAGCTGGTGTTATACATACATTGTCACCATTggttaagagaaaaaaaataagccATAAAAGAAAGGAGGATAAGAAAGAGAAGAAACGGAAAAAGCTAAAG atCATATCGAATGACACACCAAGTACCAGTAGTCAAGCTTTATTGGATTTGTCAGAAGCGGCAATTGATATGTCCTTCGAGAATCCTCCTATAGAAGATGGTTATG TATATGTTGGATCGCTAAAAGTCCAGATTATAGAAAACTTGCTTCGATGCCCAGCGGAAGATTGCTATAAGAACTTCAGAAATAACACATTATTGCAAATGCACATAAAGCATTATCATCGGGAAATGAGGAAGATGCTGGGAGCAACACCTAAAGTTTTAGATTTGGCTAGAAAGAGGACGAAGCCAACGGGTCAAAGCCAATCACCGAAGCCGCGACATGAACCAGAATCAAAGATCATCAAGGTAAAATTACCGAGACTACCGAAGCGCATTGAAGAAccgaaaattgaaataaaacccaAAAAAGACGAAACGCCCTCCGAACTCCATATCGATATACCAGTCGCAGCTCCGAGCAAAACGAATTCACCAGTACCAAGATCTCAAGATTCACCAAAACTACGTCAAGCGCTCGCAAATAAACCAGTGAAAAGACCAAAAGTATTGCTCCCTGTCCGAAGACCAGATCCTGAACCGATTGCGGAAAAAGAAATCGAAATACCAACTCTTGATTACGACGAAGCTGCGATggtaaatgaatttgaaaagcCAACGGAAAACTTTGATTTTGAATCGGAAATTTCCAGTCATACGGTTACGAAGTCGAGTGATGAAATACGAAAGAAGTTGGAGAAGAAACGTAAATGTTTCTCAACGATATCTAAAAGACCGATGAGCGAGGAAGATGAGTGGTATGGTGGTAATTCGGATATGGAGACCAGATCGAGCTTTCCGGGTTCCGGGACGCCGGACTCTAAAACCATGGACAAGGCAATTACTCAGCAAGCGGTGTCGTCGGAGTCTAATAATGAAGACCCGAAAGAAACCAACACATACATTTACACGGAAA ccgGCGAACGAGTAAAGATTGAGCGCATGAAACGGGAAGAAATAATAAGCTGTCACTGCGGCTTCCGTGAGGAGGACGGTTTGATGGTGCAGTGCGAGCTGTGTCTGTGCTGGCAACACGCGCTCTGCCACAACATACAGAAGGAATCTGAG GTCCCTGAAAAGTATACCTGCAGTATCTGCCTTAATCCACGGCGCGGTCGACGTTCGAAGAGATTCCTCCACGACCAGGATCGCCTGTACGAAGGACTGCTCCCAGGGGCGAAGCCCTGCGGATCTCTTCGTAGATCACACGAGCTATCTGGCAACTTGTTACGGATACAGGATGCCTTGCATGCTCTTCGAGTCAAGTACTATGTCGCTAC TAAAAAAGATCATCCGAAGTTATATCTGTGGGCCAAAGACTGGGAGAATACTGAAGTGACCTTCACTCAAGAGAGACTCAACTCGGAATACTCAGGCCTCAATATAATGTTGAATAATATAGGCAAGGAGAACTTACCAGTGAAGCCGGAGGAAGTTAAAGATGGCCATTTGGACATGAGGACGCCTATCATTGAGGATCCTGATCAAGATAGATTTACTCAGAATACATCAAACTCTCTGCTCAGTTTGACGACGGCTTTGTCAAGTCCGAGCGGTGGACCGTCTCTGGATTTGCCGATAACTACATCGGAACTAGAACGACTGGCGAAATCTGTGCAag
- the LOC126773255 gene encoding PHD finger protein 20 isoform X2 → METSCTQDVGEKLNLSTSSKESEGENVEAIKKYIEDQEKEIKEREIQKDNDKALENIEAAQKGDDIINQMEVIERGDPIVIATSVMDMILSESEAKIANNKDIKTITKDNLSPKDKGSSSMALSVGSKVEVKDFGEIWYAAEIVEVDYDEMEVLVHYNPVSNKHDEWINVSSPRLRPMTIITSPTPSISSTVQNPAPADIAETKDEVKQEDKTKTEFVVGERCLARWRDNRRFVATISNDLGNGHYEVIFDDGFQWKCSTSRLYKLKSSSGRPGSSECLTVDTSASSAASTPSPTLAGAGPTVASSSSAHATFPIFHTHLFDPTRDYLGSKSERREMKRKLNIKEIFNIGQKKQRKKIKITEDKGDIKIVSEKEPKILKRKIKPKPKEEIKLDIKMDIPDAVASIIGTVAKEDVDESIISNEETETVIPQSPEINSEKVKEEQEINKVNKEEEIDISTVGSYSDLVIPSDLGLESDIYVEPVIEEEVKLEKFEKPDDSKQEVIEKMKVVINKLEDGLHQMEKVDSPKPVVKIEPLVEIKPESEVDTKVHTEKRKSKKLSKIKKNKKMRFLQEKKVKKQVEKVKSELEEMKRQVEEMRKQMLLKTEELSTSTRPLEMPESFLLPGEWCCKWINGQPVGTVSEIEAEVKDGSKLPLPRRSVQVEDKRLPPGWTKHMVRRSLGQSAGKWDVVLVGPDNRRFHTKTDMRAFLEHVPDESLKPYEFALLDFGVHLKLSRRMGWVSHTEEGTVSPAGVIHTLSPLVKRKKISHKRKEDKKEKKRKKLKIISNDTPSTSSQALLDLSEAAIDMSFENPPIEDGYVYVGSLKVQIIENLLRCPAEDCYKNFRNNTLLQMHIKHYHREMRKMLGATPKVLDLARKRTKPTGQSQSPKPRHEPESKIIKVKLPRLPKRIEEPKIEIKPKKDETPSELHIDIPVAAPSKTNSPVPRSQDSPKLRQALANKPVKRPKVLLPVRRPDPEPIAEKEIEIPTLDYDEAAMVNEFEKPTENFDFESEISSHTVTKSSDEIRKKLEKKRKCFSTISKRPMSEEDEWYGGNSDMETRSSFPGSGTPDSKTMDKAITQQAVSSESNNEDPKETNTYIYTETGERVKIERMKREEIISCHCGFREEDGLMVQCELCLCWQHALCHNIQKESEVPEKYTCSICLNPRRGRRSKRFLHDQDRLYEGLLPGAKPCGSLRRSHELSGNLLRIQDALHALRVKYYVATKKDHPKLYLWAKDWENTEVTFTQERLNSEYSGLNIMLNNIGKENLPVKPEEVKDGHLDMRTPIIEDPDQDRFTQNTSNSLLSLTTALSSPSGGPSLDLPITTSELERLAKSVQEQEVPRNVIVPQPEAAIENSACRERLLRHVQRCQALIDARLDSFEAQVAELESQDPSFEDDETADYFPRTKQTIQMLMRDLDTMEELGIIT, encoded by the exons ATGGAAACAAGCTGTACCCAAGATGTTGGTGAAAAGTTAAACTTATCTACTAGCAGTAAAGAATCTGAGGGCGAAAATGTAGaggctataaaaaaatatatagaagatCAAGAAAAAGAAATCAAGGAAAGAGAGATTCAGAAAGACAATGACAAAGCTCTAGAAAACATAGAAGCGGCACAAAAAGGAGATGATATAATCAATCAAATGGAAGTTATAGAACGAGGAGATCCTATTGTAATAGCTACAAGTGTTATGGATATGATATTAAGTGAATCGGAAGCTAAAATTGCAAACAATAAAGACATTAAAACtattacaaaagataacttAAGTCCTAAAGATAAAG GTAGTAGTAGTATGGCCTTATCAGTGGGTTCGAAGGTTGAGGTTAAAGATTTTGGTGAAATCTGGTATGCAGCTGAGATAGTTGAAGTTGATTATGATGAAATGGAAGTACTAGTGCACTATAATCCTGTATCGAACAA GCACGATGAATGGATAAATGTAAGTAGTCCCAGGCTAAGGCCAATGACTATTATTACTTCACCCACTCCTTCAATATCTTCAACTGTCCAAAATCCAGCACCTGCAGATATTGCTGAAACTAAGGACGAAGTTAAGCAAGAAGACAAAACAAAAACTGAATTCGTAGTGGGTGAAAGATGTCTGGCACGTTGGAGAGATAATCGCAGATTTGTTGCTACCATCTCTAATGATTTGGGAaatg GCCATTACGAGGTTATATTTGATGATGGTTTTCAATGGAAGTGCAGTACATCAAGGTTATATAAATTGAAGTCTTCTTCAGGAAGACCAGGAAGTTCTGAATGTCTAACTGTTGACACATCTGCCTCCTCTGCAGCATCAACTCCATCTCCAACTTTAGCTGGTGCTGGTCCTACAGTTGCATCTTCTTCAAGTGCTCACGCAACATTTCCTATCTTCCATACACATCTCTTTGATCCCACCCGTGATTACTTAGGTTCCAAGAGTGAACGTCGCGAAATGAaaaggaaattaaatataaaagaaattttcAATATTGGCCAGAAAAAACAaaggaagaaaataaaaataaccgaaGACAAAGGAGATATTAAGATTGTAAGTGAAAAGGAACCtaaaattttgaaaagaaaaattaaacctAAACCCAAAGAGGAAATTAAACTTGACATCAAGATGGATATACCAG ATGCAGTAGCTTCCATTATAGGAACTGTTGCTAAAGAAGATGTTGATGAATCAATAATCAGTAATGAAGAAACTGAGACTGTTATACCACAATCACCTGAAATTAATTCTGAAAAAGTCAAGGAAGAACAggaaattaataaagtaaacaaaGAGGAAGAGATTGATATAAGTACAGTTGGTAGTTACTCAGATCTTGTAATACCAAGTGATTTAGGATTGGAATCTGATATATATGTCGAACCG gtCATAGAGGAAGAAGTGAAATTGGAAAAATTCGAAAAACCAGATGATAGTAAACAAGAGGTTATCGAGAAAATGAAAGTCGTTATAAACAAACTAGAAGATGGTTTGCATCAAATGGAAAAGGTCGATTCACCAAAACCAGTCGTGAAAATAGAACCCCTCGTTGAAATCAAGCCAGAAAGCGAAGTTGATACAAAGGTGCATACAGAAAAAAGAAAGTCTAAGAAACTATCtaagataaagaaaaataagaaaatgagGTTTTTACAGGAGAAGAAGGTAAAGAAGCAAGTCGAGAAGGTGAAAAGTGAGTTGGAGGAGATGAAACGGCAAGTTGAGGAAATGAGAAAACAAATGTTGTTGAAGACTGAGGAATTATCGACGTCTACCAGGCCTCTAGAAATGCCGGAAAGTTTTTTGTTACCGGGTGAATGGTGTTGTAAGTGGATCAATGGTCAGCCAGTTGGTACCGTCAGTGAAATTGAAGCCGAGGTTAAGGATGGTAGCAAATTGCCATTACCACGCAGAAGTGTGCAG GTCGAAGACAAGCGATTACCTCCAGGTTGGACAAAGCACATGGTACGACGAAGTCTGGGTCAATCGGCTGGGAAATGGGATGTGGTTTTAGTTGG acCAGATAACCGGAGATTCCATACTAAAACTGACATGCGGGCCTTTTTAGAACACGTCCCGGATGAATCACTGAAGCCTTACGAATTTGCATTGTTAGATTTCGGTGTACATCTCAAGTTGTCTAGACGTATGGGATGGGTCAGTCATACTGAGGAAGGAACGGTATCGCCAGCTGGTGTTATACATACATTGTCACCATTggttaagagaaaaaaaataagccATAAAAGAAAGGAGGATAAGAAAGAGAAGAAACGGAAAAAGCTAAAG atCATATCGAATGACACACCAAGTACCAGTAGTCAAGCTTTATTGGATTTGTCAGAAGCGGCAATTGATATGTCCTTCGAGAATCCTCCTATAGAAGATGGTTATG TATATGTTGGATCGCTAAAAGTCCAGATTATAGAAAACTTGCTTCGATGCCCAGCGGAAGATTGCTATAAGAACTTCAGAAATAACACATTATTGCAAATGCACATAAAGCATTATCATCGGGAAATGAGGAAGATGCTGGGAGCAACACCTAAAGTTTTAGATTTGGCTAGAAAGAGGACGAAGCCAACGGGTCAAAGCCAATCACCGAAGCCGCGACATGAACCAGAATCAAAGATCATCAAGGTAAAATTACCGAGACTACCGAAGCGCATTGAAGAAccgaaaattgaaataaaacccaAAAAAGACGAAACGCCCTCCGAACTCCATATCGATATACCAGTCGCAGCTCCGAGCAAAACGAATTCACCAGTACCAAGATCTCAAGATTCACCAAAACTACGTCAAGCGCTCGCAAATAAACCAGTGAAAAGACCAAAAGTATTGCTCCCTGTCCGAAGACCAGATCCTGAACCGATTGCGGAAAAAGAAATCGAAATACCAACTCTTGATTACGACGAAGCTGCGATggtaaatgaatttgaaaagcCAACGGAAAACTTTGATTTTGAATCGGAAATTTCCAGTCATACGGTTACGAAGTCGAGTGATGAAATACGAAAGAAGTTGGAGAAGAAACGTAAATGTTTCTCAACGATATCTAAAAGACCGATGAGCGAGGAAGATGAGTGGTATGGTGGTAATTCGGATATGGAGACCAGATCGAGCTTTCCGGGTTCCGGGACGCCGGACTCTAAAACCATGGACAAGGCAATTACTCAGCAAGCGGTGTCGTCGGAGTCTAATAATGAAGACCCGAAAGAAACCAACACATACATTTACACGGAAA ccgGCGAACGAGTAAAGATTGAGCGCATGAAACGGGAAGAAATAATAAGCTGTCACTGCGGCTTCCGTGAGGAGGACGGTTTGATGGTGCAGTGCGAGCTGTGTCTGTGCTGGCAACACGCGCTCTGCCACAACATACAGAAGGAATCTGAG GTCCCTGAAAAGTATACCTGCAGTATCTGCCTTAATCCACGGCGCGGTCGACGTTCGAAGAGATTCCTCCACGACCAGGATCGCCTGTACGAAGGACTGCTCCCAGGGGCGAAGCCCTGCGGATCTCTTCGTAGATCACACGAGCTATCTGGCAACTTGTTACGGATACAGGATGCCTTGCATGCTCTTCGAGTCAAGTACTATGTCGCTAC TAAAAAAGATCATCCGAAGTTATATCTGTGGGCCAAAGACTGGGAGAATACTGAAGTGACCTTCACTCAAGAGAGACTCAACTCGGAATACTCAGGCCTCAATATAATGTTGAATAATATAGGCAAGGAGAACTTACCAGTGAAGCCGGAGGAAGTTAAAGATGGCCATTTGGACATGAGGACGCCTATCATTGAGGATCCTGATCAAGATAGATTTACTCAGAATACATCAAACTCTCTGCTCAGTTTGACGACGGCTTTGTCAAGTCCGAGCGGTGGACCGTCTCTGGATTTGCCGATAACTACATCGGAACTAGAACGACTGGCGAAATCTGTGCAag